AAAATAATGATTAAATCTTATTGTTTGATACGTGATTTCGTATGGTCGGCGGCCCTCGGAACCCCCGCGCCACGGGCTATTGCAGGGCCTTGAGCACGGCCAGGAAACTCTCCGCGGCGGCCGACGGCTGGGCCGCATGGCGGATGGCATGGACCTCGGACAAGGCCCCTTCGCCGTTGATGTCGCAGTAGTGCACGCCCTCCTTGCCGGTGCCCGCCAATGTCTGCGGAACCAGGGCCACGCCCATGTCGTAGGCCACCATGGCCACCACCGTTTGCCACAGCCGGGTTTCATGGCGGATGCGCGGGCTGAACCCGGCGGCCACGCAGCGGGCGATGATCAGGTCGTGGTAGTGCGGCGAGACATTGCGCGGAAACAGGATGAAATCGTCGTTGGCCAGTTCTTCCAGGTCGATGCTGGCCTTTCCCGCCAGCCGGTGGCTGCGGGGCAGGCAGCAGAGGAAGGGTTCGGCGAGCACCGGTTCGCAGCGGATGCTCTCGGGAAACTGGCCCAGGTGCACGAAACCGATATCGATCTGCCCGCGCTGCAGGGCCTGGGCCTGCTCGGCGCTGTTCATTTCCATCAGCACGATCTCGGTGTCCGGGTGATCCTGCTCGAAGGTCTTCACCGCTTGCGGCAAGCCACGGTGCAGGATGGAGTTGACGAAGCCGATGCTCAGCCGGCCGACGAACCCCTGGGCCGAGCGTAGTGTCAGGCGCCGCGCCTGCTCGGCCCGCAGCAGCAGGTAGCGGGCTTCGTCGAGCAGCACCTGGCCGGCGTTGGTCAGGCTCACCGACTTGTTGTTGCGGGTCAGCAACTGCACGTCCAGCTGGCTTTCGAGCTTCTTGATATCGAAGCTCAGGGCTGGCTGGGAGATGAACAGGCGAGCGGCGGCACGGCCGAAATGAAGCTCCTCGGCGACCGCGACGAAGTAACGAAGCTGCTTGAGATCCACGCTGGCGTCCTCGCTTTACGATCTGTTTTTCTTATCGTAGTTGATAGATTTTGTATTAGATACTTATCGATGGCGACTCTAGTCTCGGGGCACCAGAACCTGGAGAGACGCCATGACCGCCCTGCCGGAAGCTGCCCCCGACACCCTGAATATCCCCGACAGCCGGGGCCTGAACCTGTTCGATTGCGACGCCGGCCTGGCCGCGCTGCTGGGCGTCTACCTGCCGCCGGAACTCTACGCCCAGTGGCTGCCGACCCTGCGCCAGCTCGGCGCCAGGGCCGGTGGCGAGCTGGATGTGCTGGCGCTGTCGGCGGACAAGAACCCGCCGCAGTTGCTGCCCCGCACCCGCCGTGGCGAAGACCTGCAAAGCATCCGCAAGCACCCGGATTTCGTCGCCCTGGAGCGCGCCGCCTATGCCGAGCTGGGGCTGGCCTCCATGAGCCATTGCGCCGAGCCGGTGGCGCCGCTGGTCAAGTACGCCCTGACCTTTCTTTTCGTGCAGGCCGAGTTCGGCCTGTGCTGCCCGGTGAGCATGACCGACTCGCTGACCCGCACCCTGCGCAAGTTCGGTTCGCCGGAACTGGTGGCGCGCTACTTGCCGTCGCTGGCCTCGCGGGATTTCGACCAGCTGTTCCAGGGCGCCATGTTCATGACCGAACAGGCGGCCGGCTCCGACGTGGCGCGCACCGAAACCCGCGCGCGCCTGGAGCACGGCGAGTGGCGCCTGTTCGGCGACAAATGGTTCTGCTCCAACCCGGACGCCGACCTGGCGATGGTCCTGGCCCGGCCGGAAGACGCGCCAGCGGGCATGAAAGGGGTCAGCCTGTTCCTGCTGCCCAAGGTGCGCCCCGACGGTTCGCGCAACGCCTACCGGATCCTGCGCCTTAAAGACAAGCTGGGCAGTCGCTCCATGGCCAGCGGCGAGATCAGCCTGGACGGCGCCACCGCCTACCTGATCGGCGAGGTCGGCCGTGGGTTCCAGCAGATGGCCGACATGATCAACATGTCGCGCCTGTCCAACGGCGTGCGCGCGGCCGGGTTGATGCGCCGCGGGGTCAACGAGGCGCTGTATGTGGCGCGCCATCGCCGGGCCTTCGGCCGCCATCTGATCGAAATGCCGCTGATGCAGCGCCAGTTGTTGAAAATGATGCTGCCCGCCGAGCAGGCCCGCTCGATGTTCATGCAGATCGCCAGCTTGCTGCCCAGGGCCGATGCCGGAGACGAGGCGGCGCGCAAATGCGTGCGCATCCTTACCCCGCTGATCAAGTTCCGCGCTTGCCGCGATGCGCGCCGGGTCACCGGCGATGCCATGGAGGTGCGCGGCGGGGTCGGCTACATCGAGGAGTGGAGCGATGCGCGGCTGGTGCGCGATGCCCACCTGGGCTCGATCTGGGAGGGCACCAGCAACATCGTCGCCCTGGATATCGCCCGCGCCGTGACCCGCGAGCAGGCCCTGGAACCCCTGCGGCATTACCTCGCCGGCCTGCTCGCCGAGGCCGACCTGCCGCAGGCCAGCCAGCGCCTGTTCGAGACGGCCCTGCAGCGCGCGGTCGCGGCCATCGAAAAGGTGGCGCAAGAGCACCGCGACGATCAGGTGCGCCTGGCCGGCAGCGCGCTTTATCACATCGCCACGGCGATCTTCATGGCCTGGGAGGCGAGCCGCCAGGCGCCCGATTACCGGCGTCTGGCCCTGGCGCACCTGCTGCTCCAGCACAAGCTGCTACCGCGCGACCCGCTGCGGCCGGAACCGGCGCTCGCGCCCGAGCTGCTGGCGCGCCTGGCGGATGAAAGCCCGCTGTCGAAAACCCAGGCCATGCAGTTGCTGCCGGCCTGAACGGCTCTCCCCATCTTTGTCAGAGAACAGCCATGAGCAATCCACAAGGGGCCCTGCACGGCCTGAAAGTCATCGATCTGAGCCGGGTGCTGGGCGGCCCTTACTGTTCCCAGGCCCTGGCCGACCATGGCGCCGAAGTGATCAAGCTCGAACCCCTGGGCGGCGACGAGACCCGCGGTTGGGGCCCGCCCTTCGAGGGTGACGATGCGGCGTATTTCCGTGGCGTGAACCGCAACAAGCAAGGGATCGCCGTGGACCTCTCGCGGCCCGAAGGCATCCGCTTGCTGATGCGCCTGCTCGAAGGCGCCGATGTGCTGATCGAGAACTTCAAGCCCGGCACCCTGGACCGCTGGGGCATCGGTTATGCCCAGGTGCTGAGCCAGCGCTTCCCGGCGCTGATCCATTGCGCGGTCTCCGGTTTCGGCAGCGACGGTCCGCTGGGCGGCCTGCCCGGCTACGACGCGGTGATCCAGGCGATGGCCGGGCTGATGAGCGTCAACGGCGAAGCCGAGAGCGGCCCGCTGCGTATCGGCCTGCCGATCGTCGACATGGTCACCGGGCTCAACGCCCTGGCGGGGATTCTCCTGGCGCTCAACGAGCGGCATCGCAGCGGCCTGGGGCAGTCCCTCGACATCACGCTGTACGACTGCGGCGTGTCGCTGCTGCACCCGCACCTGGCCAACTATTTCGCCGCCGGCAAGACCCCGCGGCGCACCGGCAACGCCCATCCGAACATCGCGCCCTACGACAGCTACCGCACCGGCACCGAGCCGATTTTCCTGGCGGTCGGCAACGACCGGCAGTTCGCCAAGCTGTGCGAGCAACTGGACGCTGGCGCGCTGCTCGATGACCCGCGGTTCGCCGACAACGGCCGGCGCTCGGTCAATCGTGAAGCGTTGAAGCAGGAACTGGAGGAGCGCCTGGCCAGGCACGACGGCACGCTGCTGGCGGCCCGGCTGATCCGCCTGGGCGTGCCCTGCGGCTCGATCGCCTCGATCGACCAGGTGGTCGAGCACCCGCACACCCGGCATCGCGGCCTGCTGGTGGACATCGGCGATTACCGCGGCGTCGGTTCGCCGGTCAAGCTGTCCCGCACCCCGGCCAGCTATCGCCATGCCCCGCCGGCGCTGGGGGCCGACACCCGCCGGGTACTCGAAGGCCTGGGCCTGGACAGCCAGACGATCGACACCCTGTACGAGCGCGGCATCGTTCGCGGCTGAAAGGTTATGCGCAGGAGGCCGGCTTGCGACGCGGCCCCTGGGCACCACGCGCATCAGGAGACTGCATGAGTTGCCCATCCGTTAGTCCTCAACCCCTGGTTCTGCTGGAGCAGCCCGCGCCGGGCGTGGCGCTGCTGCGGCTGAACCGTCCCCAGGCCCTCAATGCGCTGAACATGGCGTTGCGCGAGGCCCTGGCCGAACACTTCCGCCGCCTGGATGACTGCCCGCAGACCCGGGTGGTGGTGCTGACCGGCGGCGACAGGGTGTTCGCCGCCGGCGCCGACCTCGGCGAGCTGGTGGAGGCCAGCGCGCTGCAACTCTATGCCCGGCACGCCGAGCGGCACTGGCAGGCGATTTCCGCGTGCCGCAAGCCGGTGATCGCGGCGGTCAACGGCTACGCTCTGGGCGGTGGCTGCGAACTGGCGATGCATTGCGACCTGATCGTCGCCGGCCAGTCGGCGCGTTTCGCCCAGCCGGAAATCAAGGTCGGGGTGATGCCGGGGGCCGGTGGCATCCAGCGCCTGCTGCGCGCGGTCGGCAAGTTCCAGGCCCTGCGCCTGTTGCTCACCGGCTGCCAGGTGCCGGCCGACGAAGCGTTGCGCCTGGGCCTGGTCAGCGAGGTGGTGGCGGACCACGACACCCTGCCGCGCGCGCTGGCCCTGGCCAGCACCATTGCCGCCATGCCGCCGCTGGCCGTGGCGCAGATCAAGGAAGTGTTGCTGGCCGGCATGGACATGCCGCTGGAGCAGGCGCTGGTGCTGGAGCGCAAGGCCTTCCAGCTGCTGTTTGGCTCTCGTGACCAGCGCGAGGGCATGCAGGCCTTTCTGCACAAGCGCAAACCGCAATTCCAGGGGGAATGACCATGCAACCACTGCAACGTATCGGCCTGGTCGGCACCGGGGCCATGGGCCGCGGGATTGCCCAGGTCCTGGCCCTGGCCGGGTTCGAGGTGTGCCTGTTCGATGCGCGTCCCGGCGCCGCCAGCGCGGCCCGCGAACAGTTGGCGACGACCTTCGCCCAGCAGACCGAGAAGGCGCGCATCACCGTGCAAGCGGCCAGTGCGGCGCTGGATAACCTGAGGGTGGTCGGCAGCCTGCAAGCGCTGCGCGACTGCCAGCTGGTGATCGAGGCGATAGTCGAGGACCTGGCGGCCAAGCAGCAGCTGTTCCGGCAACTGGAGGAGGTGCTGGCGCCGCAGGCGATCCTGGCGAGCAATACCTCGTCGCTGTCGATTACCGCGATTGCCAGCGCCTGCCGCCACCCGCAGCGGGTGGCCGGGTTGCACTTCTTCAATCCCGTACCGCGGATGCGCATCGTCGAGGTGGTCGACGGCCTCGCTACCGATGCTGAAGTCGGGGTCTGCCTGGAGGCGCTGGTGCGGGGGCTTGGCTATCACCCGGCGCGGGTCAAGGATTCCCCCGGCTTTATCGTCAACCATGCGGGGCGCGCCTTCGGCACCGAGGCCCTGCGCATTCTCAGCGAAGGCGTGGCGCCGCCGTGGTTGATCGATGCGGTGCTGCGCGACAGCGCCGGTTTCGCCATGGGGCCGTTCGAGCTGCTGGACCTGATCGGCCTGGATGTCAGCGCGCCGGTGATGGAATCGATCTACCGACAGTTCTATGAAGAGCCGCGTTACCGGCCGCACCCGGTGCTGCGGCTGATGCTGGCGGGCGGTCGCCTGGGGCGCAAGAGCGGCCAGGGCTTCTATGACTATGGCGAGCCGGGCGGGGCGCCGCGCCAGCGTCAGCACGTGCCGTCCTGTACGGTGTTGCCACCGGTGTGGATCGTCGCCGATGACGAAATCGGCAAGCTGCGCTTGTTGACCCTGCTCCAGCGCCTGGGGGCGCGCATCGAAAGCGCTTCGCGGCCTTCCGCCCAGGCCTTGTGCCTGGTGGCGCCGCTGGGCGAGGACGCCAGCGAATCGGCCCTGCGCCATGCCCTGGACCCGGCGCGCACGGTGGCCATCGACACCCTGCCGGAACTCGACAGCCAGCGCTGCCTGATGCTCAACCCGGCGACCCGCGCAGACATGCAGGAGGCCGCCCATGCGCTGTTCAGCGCCGATGGCGGCACAGTGACGGTGATCCGCGACAGCTGCGGCTTCATTGTCCAGCGCACCCTGGCGTCGATCGTCAACCTGGCCTGCGATATCGCCCAGCAGGGCATCGCCTCGGTGGCCGATATCGACGCGGCGGTCCGCCTGGGCCTCGGTTATCCGCTGGGGCCGCTGGAGTGGGGCGACCAGCTGGGCGCCGGGCGGTTGTTGCAGATCCTCGAACGCCTGGACGCGCTCACCGGCGATCCGCGTTACCGCCCCAGCCCCTGGCTGCGGCGCCGGGCGCTGCTGGGGCTGTCCCTGCGCCAGCCGGAAAACCCGCTGCCGGCCTGAGGCCTGTCGATTCCTATCCCTGCGAGACGCTTGTCATGCTCGATGCCTATATCTACAGCGGTTTGCGCACACCCTTCGGCCGTCACGGCGGCAGCCTGGCCGGCGTACGGCCGGACGATCTTGTAGCGCCCTTGCTGGTGCGCCTATTGGAGACCTCGGGGCTGCCCGTCGAGGCGCTGGAAGAAGTGATCCTCGGTTGTACCAACCAGGCCGGCGAGGACAGCCGCAACCTGGCGCGCAATGCCTTGCTCAGCGCCGGGCTGCCCTGGCGCGTGGCCGGGCAGACGGTCAACCGCCTGTGCGCCAGCGGCCTGTCGGCGGTGATCGACGCGGCCCGGGCGATCACCTGCGGCGAGGGCCGCTTGTACCTGGCCGGCGGCGTCGAGAGCATGTCCCGCGCGCCGTTTATCATGGCCAAGGCCGAAAGCGCCTACAGCCGCACCCTGGACGTGGCTGACAGCACCATCGGCGCGCGCTTCGCCAATCCGCGGCTGGTGCAGCGCTACGGCAACCACAGCATGCCCGAGACCGGCGATAACCTGGCGCGCCGCTATGCCATCGAGCGCGAGGACGCCGACCGCTTTGCCGCCGCGTCCCAGGCGCGCTACCAGGCCGCCTTGCAGGCCGGGGTGCTGGAGGGCGAGATCATGGCCGTCGAGGCGCCGCTCGGGCGCAGGGGCCAGACCGTGACGGTCGCGCATGACGAGCATCCGCGTCCGCGCTCCGACCTGGCCGCCCTGTCACGCTTGCCCACGCTGTTCGCCGGTGGCGTGGTGACGGCGGGCAATGCCTCGGGGATCAACGACGGGGCGGCGGTGCTGCTGCTCGGCGATCGCCAGATCGGACTCGAACACGGGGTGCGGCCGCTGGCGCGGATCCTCTCGTCGGCGGCGGTCGGCGTCGAGCCGCAGTTCATGGGCATCGGTCCGCACACCGCCATACTGCTGGCCTTGCAGCGGGCCCGCATCGGCCTGGAGCAGGTCGACCTGATCGAGATCAACGAGGCGTTCGCGTCCCAGGTGCTGGCCTGCCTCAAGGCCTTGGATCTGGATTTCGACGACCCGCGGGTCAACCCTACCGGCGGCGCCATCGCCATCGGTCACCCGCTGGGCGCCTCCGGCGCGCGGCTGGCGTTGAGCGCCTGTCGCACCCTGCAGCGCACCCAGCAGCGCTATGCCGTGGTCAGCCTGTGCGTGGGCGTCGGCCAGGGCGTGGCCATGGTGATCGAACGCGTTTGAACCCGTGACGGGGGGCCGTCGACGAATCAACGCCTGATTTGCGGCGGCACCCGCTGCGCTGCTGCTCTACAGTGCACGGACATTTCTCTCTGGTGCTGGAGACAGCCATGGACAACGCCCCCTTGCTGTTTCAACTGCCCGACGATGACACCCTGTACCGCGCCCTGCTCGAACGCGATCCGGCCTATGACGGGTTCGCTTTCGTCGGGGTGAAGAGCACGGGGGTGTTCTGTCGGCTGACTTGCGCGGCGCGCAAGCCCAAGCGCGAGAACACGGTGTTCTTCAGTTCGATCAAGGCCTGCGTCGAGGCCGGTTTCCGGGCCTGCCTGCGCTGCCGTCCGCTGGCGCAGACCGGGGCCCAGGAGCCCCTGGTCCAACAATTGGTCGCCTTGCTGGAAAGCCATGCCGACAAGCGCTGGTATGAAGAGGACCTGATCGAGCGCGGCTTCGATCCTTCCACGGTACGGCGGGCTTTCAAGCGTCACTTTGGCGTGACCTTCCTGGAAATGGCCCGCCTGCGCCGGATTGGCGAAGGCATGCAGCGACTGGCGGGTGGCGCCAGCGTGATCGAGGCGCAGATCAGCGCCAGTTTCGATTCCGACAGTGGTTTTCGCAGCGCCTTCAGTCGGCTGATCGGCCAACCGCCGTCGAACCTGCGTGGTTGCGATCTGCTCAAGGCCGACTGGCTGCAGACCCCGATCGGGGCGATGCTGGCGGTGGCCGATGCGCAGGCGCTGCATTTGCTGGAGTTCTTCGACCGTCCGGCCCTGGCCACTGAGCTCAAGCGCTTGCAGCAGCACACCGGCTCGACCATCGGCTTCGGACGTTTTGCCCCCATCGATCAGATCGAGGACGAATTGCGGCGTTTTTTCGCCGGGGAGTCGGCGAGTTTCGTCACGCCGCTGGCGCTGAATGCTTCGGCTTTTACCCGCACGGTCTGGCAGGCACTCAGGGCGATACCGCCCGGCACCACCCGCAGTTACGCCGAGGTGGCGAACAGCATCGGCTCGGCCTCCGCCGTGCGGGCCGTGGCCCGGGCCAACGGCGCCAACCAGATAGCCATCGTGATTGCCTGCCACCGGGTGATAGGTTCCGACGGCTCACTGACCGGCTATGGCGGCGGGCTGTGGCGCAAACGCTGGTTGCTCGAGCATGAGCGGCGCCTGTATGCGCAAGTCCTGGCGCGACCGGAGCTCAGGGCCGATGTACCCGTTGCAGGGTGAAGGTCAGCGTCGGGCTTTGTTGCACCACCTGTTCGCCATCGAGCACCTGCACCGCCAGGCGGTGTTCGCCGCGGTCGAGGTTCAGCAGTTGCAGGCTCGGCGCGGTGTCGGGCTGGCCATAGGGCTGGTCGTCCAGCAGCAGGCGCAGGCGGTGGGTGCTGTGCAGGGGCGGTTGCAGGCGGACCTCGACGTTGAAGGTGCCGTTATTGGCGCGCACCACACCGCCGTTGGGTATGCCGTTCAGTTCCAGGGTGCTGTAGGTCGGGGCGCTGGCCGGCGGCAGTAGTTCGGGCTCGCTGGCCGGCGCGAGGGTGGGGCGGGGCGGGGCAATGCGGTTCAACGGTGCCAGTTCGACCGCCTGGCCCTGCACCCCGGCGGGTGGTCGGTCGCTGTAGGCGGGGTTGCCGTTAGCATCGGTGTAGCGATAGATCTGCGCAGCGGCCGGCAGCGCGGTCAGCAACAGCAGATACAGGCAGTGCAAGCGCATGGCGGCTTTCCTCGGGCGTCGGGTCCGTGGCTGCAAGGGCGCGAATGCCTCTAGCATAGGGCCGCGGACCGACACCGGGAGCGCCGCTTCAACCTTTGGACACACAAAGCTCGGCGGTGGCGCGGACCAGCGCCAGTCGGCGCAGCTCGGGCCGGTCGCCGCCATGGGTGGCCCGGGCCAGCCAGGACGGGCATTGCGGGTCGGTGCGGTAGGGGCCGAAATCGGCCAGTTGCTGCAACAGGCGTTTTTGTAACCGATCGAGTTGCGGACGGATCTGCCCGACCAGGTCCGGGCGCGGGCTGTCCGGGGCCTGGCCTTTTAATGTCCACTGCGACAGGCGAGCGTATTGCACCAGCTTGTTGGCCTCGATCTGCGCGGCGAAGAACTGCTCCACCGTGCCGCCTTCGAGTTGGTAGGCGGGTGCCAGGGCCACCGCGGCGGCAATCACTTCACGCTCGCGCGGGCGGTCTTCCACCGGCTTGTGGCTGTCCCATTTGCTCAGGGCCACCTGGTCGGCGATGGCCAGGCGTTCTTCGATGCTGCCCAGCAGCGGGGCGAGGGCGGCGGGCGCGGCACAGGCATTGCCGGCCAGCAACAGCGTCAACAGGGCGAGGCAGAGTCGTGAAGTCATGGCGGGTCTCGACGGCTTGGGGATCAATCGGCGGCCATGATGCACGCAAAACTGCGGTGCCGGGCAAGCGTCTCGGTCGAGAAGGGTCATTGACTGGCCGCAGCGGTCGCGGGCGCGCCGCAGCCGGTGGGGCTTGAAGCGATCTGCGTGGCGTTTTCGTCATAGACCAGCCGGCAGGCGCTCAAGCCGTTTTCGAGCAGCTCGCGACTCTTGATCGCGCCGTTGCGGTGATAGCACAGCTGCTCGCCGGCCAGCTTCGCCCGGTCATGATTCTTCAGTCGCTGCTGGTTGATGGTCATCCATTCGAAGCCGACCTTGTTCACCTGGCAGTCGATCTGGCCGTTGTCGTAGTAGGTGATTTCGCTGACCTTGTCGTCCGCGGCGATGACTCGTTCGCGAGTCTTGCGCCCGCTCTGGGCATCGTATTCGCGGTATTCCTGCAACTCGCCGTACAGGTAGTCGCGCTCGCTGGTGACCCTGCCTTGCCTGAACTCACGGGCCATGCCGCAGTTCTGCACCTCGGTCCGATAACTTTCGAAGCGGCAGCGCGGTGTTGCGGAGAATATCTGGCCATGCTCGTCCAGCTGGGTCATCAGGCCGATGAAGTCGCTGCCTTCGACGCGACCGACGGTAGCGGGCGAACCGTCGGCGAGGAAGGTCAGGTAGGGGCCTTGCAGGTTGCCGTTGCGATAGCTGATGTCCGACAGCAAGACCTTGCCGTCGGCGCTGTAGACCAACGAGCGGCCCTCGCGCTGGCCGTTCTCGTAGTTGTAGGAGTACATCAACTGGCCGGCATCGTTGTAGCCCTCCTGGGTGCCCCAGAGGATGCCGCCGCGATAATGCTCGATCACCCGCAGCACGCCCTTGGCGTTGGTATCGCGCAGTTCGCCGTCCATTTTGTCGGCGACGAAACCGACGCTGTGGGTATGGCCTTCGGCGGCCTTGAGTTGCCATGGGCCGCTGCGCACACCCTGGTCGAAATGACCGGTGCCCTCCGGGGTCAGCCAAAGGCCCTGGCGCTGGTCGTCGAGATAGTCGCCACGCTCGACCACCTGGCCATTTTCACGTCGTTCGCTGGGGCCATTGCGCAGGTCCCGGGCGTAAGTGACGAAGCCGCCGTCCTGGGGCGTTTCGAACTCCGCCAGGTGGATGTCCCAGCGACCTTCGCGCAGGTCGTCACGGTATTCGCCGGTCATGAAGTAGCCTTCGCTCTCATGGGAGAGGTTCCACTGGCCTTGGCGCTTGCCATTGATATAACCCCCCTGGGACCAGCTGCCCTGCGGGCCGCCAATGCCCCATTTGCCGGTGCGTTGACCCTGGGCGTAGGCGCCCACGGCAGCAACGGCGCCGGAGCCGGAGTACGCCACGCTGGGGCCATCCTCGCTCCCCGTGAAGCGCTGCGGTTCGGTTTCCCAGGCAATGCGGCTGGCCCGGTAGTTGTACAGCAGGGGGTCGCCTTCCGGCGCGGGGGCGTCGCCGCGCCAGTAGGTCACGGTGAGAAAGCGCCCATCCTTTTCGGCAAAGGTCTTTTTGTAGCTGTCCTGGTCGGTGCCGGGCGGATTGGCGC
This portion of the Pseudomonas sp. MRSN 12121 genome encodes:
- a CDS encoding LysR family transcriptional regulator, whose protein sequence is MDLKQLRYFVAVAEELHFGRAAARLFISQPALSFDIKKLESQLDVQLLTRNNKSVSLTNAGQVLLDEARYLLLRAEQARRLTLRSAQGFVGRLSIGFVNSILHRGLPQAVKTFEQDHPDTEIVLMEMNSAEQAQALQRGQIDIGFVHLGQFPESIRCEPVLAEPFLCCLPRSHRLAGKASIDLEELANDDFILFPRNVSPHYHDLIIARCVAAGFSPRIRHETRLWQTVVAMVAYDMGVALVPQTLAGTGKEGVHYCDINGEGALSEVHAIRHAAQPSAAAESFLAVLKALQ
- a CDS encoding acyl-CoA dehydrogenase family protein, giving the protein MTALPEAAPDTLNIPDSRGLNLFDCDAGLAALLGVYLPPELYAQWLPTLRQLGARAGGELDVLALSADKNPPQLLPRTRRGEDLQSIRKHPDFVALERAAYAELGLASMSHCAEPVAPLVKYALTFLFVQAEFGLCCPVSMTDSLTRTLRKFGSPELVARYLPSLASRDFDQLFQGAMFMTEQAAGSDVARTETRARLEHGEWRLFGDKWFCSNPDADLAMVLARPEDAPAGMKGVSLFLLPKVRPDGSRNAYRILRLKDKLGSRSMASGEISLDGATAYLIGEVGRGFQQMADMINMSRLSNGVRAAGLMRRGVNEALYVARHRRAFGRHLIEMPLMQRQLLKMMLPAEQARSMFMQIASLLPRADAGDEAARKCVRILTPLIKFRACRDARRVTGDAMEVRGGVGYIEEWSDARLVRDAHLGSIWEGTSNIVALDIARAVTREQALEPLRHYLAGLLAEADLPQASQRLFETALQRAVAAIEKVAQEHRDDQVRLAGSALYHIATAIFMAWEASRQAPDYRRLALAHLLLQHKLLPRDPLRPEPALAPELLARLADESPLSKTQAMQLLPA
- a CDS encoding CaiB/BaiF CoA-transferase family protein; protein product: MSNPQGALHGLKVIDLSRVLGGPYCSQALADHGAEVIKLEPLGGDETRGWGPPFEGDDAAYFRGVNRNKQGIAVDLSRPEGIRLLMRLLEGADVLIENFKPGTLDRWGIGYAQVLSQRFPALIHCAVSGFGSDGPLGGLPGYDAVIQAMAGLMSVNGEAESGPLRIGLPIVDMVTGLNALAGILLALNERHRSGLGQSLDITLYDCGVSLLHPHLANYFAAGKTPRRTGNAHPNIAPYDSYRTGTEPIFLAVGNDRQFAKLCEQLDAGALLDDPRFADNGRRSVNREALKQELEERLARHDGTLLAARLIRLGVPCGSIASIDQVVEHPHTRHRGLLVDIGDYRGVGSPVKLSRTPASYRHAPPALGADTRRVLEGLGLDSQTIDTLYERGIVRG
- a CDS encoding enoyl-CoA hydratase, giving the protein MSCPSVSPQPLVLLEQPAPGVALLRLNRPQALNALNMALREALAEHFRRLDDCPQTRVVVLTGGDRVFAAGADLGELVEASALQLYARHAERHWQAISACRKPVIAAVNGYALGGGCELAMHCDLIVAGQSARFAQPEIKVGVMPGAGGIQRLLRAVGKFQALRLLLTGCQVPADEALRLGLVSEVVADHDTLPRALALASTIAAMPPLAVAQIKEVLLAGMDMPLEQALVLERKAFQLLFGSRDQREGMQAFLHKRKPQFQGE
- a CDS encoding 3-hydroxyacyl-CoA dehydrogenase, which codes for MQPLQRIGLVGTGAMGRGIAQVLALAGFEVCLFDARPGAASAAREQLATTFAQQTEKARITVQAASAALDNLRVVGSLQALRDCQLVIEAIVEDLAAKQQLFRQLEEVLAPQAILASNTSSLSITAIASACRHPQRVAGLHFFNPVPRMRIVEVVDGLATDAEVGVCLEALVRGLGYHPARVKDSPGFIVNHAGRAFGTEALRILSEGVAPPWLIDAVLRDSAGFAMGPFELLDLIGLDVSAPVMESIYRQFYEEPRYRPHPVLRLMLAGGRLGRKSGQGFYDYGEPGGAPRQRQHVPSCTVLPPVWIVADDEIGKLRLLTLLQRLGARIESASRPSAQALCLVAPLGEDASESALRHALDPARTVAIDTLPELDSQRCLMLNPATRADMQEAAHALFSADGGTVTVIRDSCGFIVQRTLASIVNLACDIAQQGIASVADIDAAVRLGLGYPLGPLEWGDQLGAGRLLQILERLDALTGDPRYRPSPWLRRRALLGLSLRQPENPLPA
- a CDS encoding 3-oxoadipyl-CoA thiolase; translated protein: MLDAYIYSGLRTPFGRHGGSLAGVRPDDLVAPLLVRLLETSGLPVEALEEVILGCTNQAGEDSRNLARNALLSAGLPWRVAGQTVNRLCASGLSAVIDAARAITCGEGRLYLAGGVESMSRAPFIMAKAESAYSRTLDVADSTIGARFANPRLVQRYGNHSMPETGDNLARRYAIEREDADRFAAASQARYQAALQAGVLEGEIMAVEAPLGRRGQTVTVAHDEHPRPRSDLAALSRLPTLFAGGVVTAGNASGINDGAAVLLLGDRQIGLEHGVRPLARILSSAAVGVEPQFMGIGPHTAILLALQRARIGLEQVDLIEINEAFASQVLACLKALDLDFDDPRVNPTGGAIAIGHPLGASGARLALSACRTLQRTQQRYAVVSLCVGVGQGVAMVIERV
- a CDS encoding bifunctional transcriptional activator/DNA repair enzyme AdaA yields the protein MDNAPLLFQLPDDDTLYRALLERDPAYDGFAFVGVKSTGVFCRLTCAARKPKRENTVFFSSIKACVEAGFRACLRCRPLAQTGAQEPLVQQLVALLESHADKRWYEEDLIERGFDPSTVRRAFKRHFGVTFLEMARLRRIGEGMQRLAGGASVIEAQISASFDSDSGFRSAFSRLIGQPPSNLRGCDLLKADWLQTPIGAMLAVADAQALHLLEFFDRPALATELKRLQQHTGSTIGFGRFAPIDQIEDELRRFFAGESASFVTPLALNASAFTRTVWQALRAIPPGTTRSYAEVANSIGSASAVRAVARANGANQIAIVIACHRVIGSDGSLTGYGGGLWRKRWLLEHERRLYAQVLARPELRADVPVAG
- a CDS encoding DUF4124 domain-containing protein, which produces MRLHCLYLLLLTALPAAAQIYRYTDANGNPAYSDRPPAGVQGQAVELAPLNRIAPPRPTLAPASEPELLPPASAPTYSTLELNGIPNGGVVRANNGTFNVEVRLQPPLHSTHRLRLLLDDQPYGQPDTAPSLQLLNLDRGEHRLAVQVLDGEQVVQQSPTLTFTLQRVHRP
- a CDS encoding chorismate mutase — its product is MTSRLCLALLTLLLAGNACAAPAALAPLLGSIEERLAIADQVALSKWDSHKPVEDRPREREVIAAAVALAPAYQLEGGTVEQFFAAQIEANKLVQYARLSQWTLKGQAPDSPRPDLVGQIRPQLDRLQKRLLQQLADFGPYRTDPQCPSWLARATHGGDRPELRRLALVRATAELCVSKG
- a CDS encoding toxin-antitoxin system YwqK family antitoxin, which encodes MQWTRSLGLIACLAFGSTQAAPFYANKPLAHPLITGLTESQATLAFIKQAGGVKGYYSVDPEESQPQLLDDFGNATIESVFNIALDSESPIRLVLFKQGGQYRVYAYRYNENDQLYQRLDKLQPALERITKDRKKLDALTVKQALRQLTPLNYSVFYEDSGIDEFDQLDHSAGTLVGYFDQGGKPISANPPGTDQDSYKKTFAEKDGRFLTVTYWRGDAPAPEGDPLLYNYRASRIAWETEPQRFTGSEDGPSVAYSGSGAVAAVGAYAQGQRTGKWGIGGPQGSWSQGGYINGKRQGQWNLSHESEGYFMTGEYRDDLREGRWDIHLAEFETPQDGGFVTYARDLRNGPSERRENGQVVERGDYLDDQRQGLWLTPEGTGHFDQGVRSGPWQLKAAEGHTHSVGFVADKMDGELRDTNAKGVLRVIEHYRGGILWGTQEGYNDAGQLMYSYNYENGQREGRSLVYSADGKVLLSDISYRNGNLQGPYLTFLADGSPATVGRVEGSDFIGLMTQLDEHGQIFSATPRCRFESYRTEVQNCGMAREFRQGRVTSERDYLYGELQEYREYDAQSGRKTRERVIAADDKVSEITYYDNGQIDCQVNKVGFEWMTINQQRLKNHDRAKLAGEQLCYHRNGAIKSRELLENGLSACRLVYDENATQIASSPTGCGAPATAAASQ